In Pirellulales bacterium, a genomic segment contains:
- a CDS encoding VOC family protein, whose protein sequence is MPNVQRITPFLWFDTQAEEAAKFYTGIFKNSKITKTAHYSEAGKEFHGKPPGSVLTVGFELEGQHFTALNGGPQFKFTEAISFVVHCETQAEVDHYWEKLGAGGDPAAQQCGWLKDKFGLSWQIVPNQLIAFLTDPDRAKAGRVMQVMMGMKKLNIAALEKAAAG, encoded by the coding sequence ATGCCCAACGTTCAGCGCATTACGCCGTTTTTGTGGTTCGATACGCAGGCCGAAGAAGCGGCCAAATTTTACACCGGCATTTTCAAAAACTCCAAAATCACCAAGACCGCGCATTACAGCGAGGCGGGAAAAGAATTTCACGGCAAGCCTCCCGGCAGCGTGCTGACCGTCGGCTTCGAGCTGGAGGGGCAGCACTTCACGGCGCTCAACGGCGGCCCGCAGTTTAAATTCACCGAAGCCATTTCGTTCGTCGTGCATTGCGAAACGCAGGCCGAAGTCGATCACTACTGGGAAAAGCTCGGCGCCGGCGGCGATCCGGCCGCCCAGCAATGCGGCTGGCTGAAAGATAAATTCGGCCTCTCGTGGCAAATTGTGCCCAACCAATTGATCGCCTTCCTGACCGACCCCGACAGAGCCAAAGCCGGCCGCGTCATGCAAGTGATGATGGGCATGAAAAAGCTCAACATTGCAGCGCTGGAAAAAGCCGCCGCAGGATAG